A window of Tursiops truncatus isolate mTurTru1 chromosome 8, mTurTru1.mat.Y, whole genome shotgun sequence contains these coding sequences:
- the CHRNA10 gene encoding neuronal acetylcholine receptor subunit alpha-10, whose amino-acid sequence MGPGSHRLSLSISVSSLGLLLLLPLLPECFGAEGRLAHKLFRDLFANYTSALRPVADTDQALNVTLEVTLSQIIDMDERNQVLTLYLWIRQEWTDAYLRWDPDAYGGLDAIRIPSSLVWRPDIILYNKADAQAPASASTNVVLRHDGAVRWDAPAITRSSCRVDVSAFPFDAQRCGLTFGSWTHGGHQLDVQTRGAAASLADFVENVEWRVLGMPARRRVLTYGCCSEPYPDVTFTLLLRRRAAAYVCNLLLPCVLISLLAPLAFHLPADSGEKVSLGVTVLLALTVFQLLLAESMPPAESVPLIGKYYMATMTMVTFSTALTILIMNLHYCGPSARPVPAWARTLLLGRLARGLCVRERGEPCGQSRPPESSPSPQPPDREAGPPAGPCHEPRCLCHQEALLRHVATITNTFHRHRAAQRCHEEWKRLARVMDRFFLGIFFSMALVMSLLVLVQAL is encoded by the exons ATGGGGCCCGGCAGCCACCGCCTCAGCCTCAGCATCTCTGTCTCCAGTCTGGGCCTTCTGCTTCTGCTCCCACTCCTGCCAG AGTGCTTCGGAGCTGAGGGCAGGCTGGCACACAAGCTGTTCCGAGACCTCTTTGCCAACTACACAAGTGCCCTGAGACCTGTGGCAGACACAGACCAGGCTCTGAACGTGACCCTGGAAGTGACGTTGTCCCAGATCATCGACATG GATGAGCGGAACCAGGTGCTGACCCTGTACCTGTGGATCCGACAGGAGTGGACAGATGCCTACCTACGATGGGACCCTGACGCCTATGGTGGCCTGGATGCCATCCGCATCCCCAGCAGTCTCGTGTGGCGACCGGACATCATACTCTATAACAA GGCGGATGCGCAGGCGCCAGCCTCAGCCAGCACCAACGTGGTCCTGCGGCACGACGGCGCCGTGCGCTGGGACGCGCCGGCCATCACGCGCAGCTCGTGCCGCGTGGACGTGTCGGCCTTCCCATTCGACGCGCAGCGCTGCGGCCTGACGTTCGGCTCGTGGACGCACGGCGGGCACCAGCTGGACGTACAGACGCGCGGCGCCGCCGCCAGCCTGGCCGACTTCGTGGAGAACGTGGAGTGGCGTGTGCTGGGCATGCCGGCCCGGCGGCGCGTGCTCACCTACGGCTGCTGCTCCGAGCCCTACCCGGACGTGACCTTCACGCTGCTGCTGCGCCGCCGCGCCGCCGCCTACGTGTGCAACCTGCTGCTGCCCTGCGTGCTCATCTCGCTGCTGGCGCCTCTCGCCTTCCACCTGCCCGCCGACTCGGGCGAGAAGGTGTCGCTCGGCGTCACCGTGCTGCTGGCGCTCACGGTCTTCCAGCTGCTCCTGGCCGAGAGCATGCCGCCGGCCGAGAGCGTGCCGCTCATCG GAAAGTACTACATGGCCACCATGACCATGGTTACCTTCTCCACAGCGCTCACCATCCTTATCATGAACTTGCATTACTGTGGTCCCAGTGCCCGCCCAGTGCCAGCCTGGGCTCGGACCCTCCTGCTGGGACGCCTGGCGCGGGGCCTGTGTGTGCGGGAACGAGGGGAGCCCTGTGGGCAGTCTAGACCTCCTGAGtcatcccccagcccccagcctcctgaCAGAGAAGCTGGCCCACCAGCAGGCCCTTGCCATGAGCCTCGGTGTCTGTGCCATCAGGAAGCCCTGCTGCGCCATGTAGCCACCATCACCAACACCTTCCACAGACACAGGGCTGCCCAGCGCTGCCATGAGGAGTGGAAGCGCCTGGCCCGTGTCATGGACCGTTTCTTCCTGGGCATCTTCTTCTCCATGGCTCTGGTGATGAGCCTTCTCGTGCTGGTGCAGGCCCTGTGA
- the ART1 gene encoding GPI-linked NAD(P)(+)--arginine ADP-ribosyltransferase 1, whose protein sequence is MQTPAMMSLLLVSMGLMEALQAQSHPITRRDLFSREMPLDMALASFDDQYAGCAAAMAAALPDLNRTEFQANKVYADVWAQASSQWQERQAWGSKWGLSPTRLSPPAGFREEHGVALLAYTANSPLHKEFNAAVREAGRSRLHYLHHFSFKTLHFLLTEALQLLGRGQRPPQCRQVFRGVQGLRFRPAGPGATVRLGGFASASLQNVAAQQFGEDTFFGIWTCLGAPIKGYSFFPGEEEVLIPPFETFQVINASRPAQGPTRIYLRALGQRSMYNCEYIKDKQCKSGPCRLDNSAMGQGPLSAVWSLLLLLWFLVGEAFPESPGLL, encoded by the exons ATGCAGACCCCTGCCATGATGTCTCTGCTGCTCGTGTCCATGGGCCTCATGGAAGCACTTCAG GCCCAGAGCCACCCCATCACACGACGAGACCTCTTCTCTCGAGAAATGCCCCTGGACATGGCCCTGGCCTCCTTTGACGACCAGTATGCTGGCTGTGCCGCAGCCATGGCGGCGGCTCTCCCGGATCTCAACCGCACGGAGTTCCAGGCCAACAAAGTGTACGCCGATGTCTGGGCTCAGGCAAGCAGCCAGTGGCAGGAGCGCCAGGCCTGGGGGTCCAAGTGGGGCCTCAGCCCTACCCGTCTGTCCCCGCCCGCAGGCTTCCGAGAAGAGCACGGGGTGGCCCTCCTGGCCTACACAGCTAACAGCCCCCTGCACAAAGAATTCAACGCGGCCGTGCGCGAGGCTGGCCGCTCCCGGCTCCACTACCTCCACCACTTCTCCTTCAAGACACTCCACTTCCTGCTGACTGAGGCCCTGCAGCTGCTGGGCAGGGGCCAGCGTCCACCCCAGTGCCGCCAGGTGTTCCGAGGGGTGCAGGGCCTACGCTTCCGGCCAGCAGGGCCCGGGGCCACCGTCAGGCTGGGGGGCTTTGCCTCTGCATCCTTGCAGAATGTTGCAGCCCAGCAGTTTGGGGAAGACACCTTCTTCGGCATCTGGACCTGCCTCGGGGCCCCTATCAAGGGCTACTCCTTTttccctggggaggaggaggtgctGATCCCTCCCTTCGAGACCTTCCAGGTGATCAATGCCAGCAGACCGGCCCAGGGCCCCACCCGCATCTACCTCCGGGCCCTGGGCCAGCGCAGCATGTACAACTGTGAGTACATCAAAG ACAAGCAGTGCAAGTCAGGGCCCTGCCGTCTGGATAACTCAG CCATGGGTCAGGGCCCCCTGTCTGCAGTCTGGTCCCTTCTACTGCTGCTCTGGTTCCTTGTTGGAGAAGCCTTTCCAGAGAGTCCAGGACTCCTCTAA
- the ART5 gene encoding ecto-ADP-ribosyltransferase 5 isoform X1, with translation MMLVALLIALSCLGIHTLSGIRIYAPWQAQNVSIQNLSLAPNTFDDAYVGCSEEMEEKAVHLLAEEMANHTRLRESWETAQKAWEQRCPGLSLPPGFKTQHGIAIMVYTNSSNPLYRELNQAVRTGGDSREFYMQHFPFKALHFYLTQALQLLRGSRDCSREPGQVVFRGVGAIRFEPKEVGVSVRLGQFTSSSLDEAVARRFGNATFFSLRTCFGAPIQALSVFPKEREVLIPPHEVFLVTSFSQDGARNLVTLSSNNQMCSHFNCAYLGAKKRPRCESVPTGGQADSLSKGAFSLLSWKALPLAS, from the exons ATGATGTTGGTGGCTCTGTTGATCGCCCTTAGCTGCCTTGGCATCCACACCCTCAGCGGCATCCGCATTTACGCCCCCTGGCAG GCCCAGAATGTTTCCATCCAGAACCTGAGCCTGGCTCCAAACACCTTCGATGATGCCTATGTGGGCTGCTcggaggagatggaggagaaggCAGTCCATCTGCTAGCGGAGGAGATGGCTAACCATACCAGGCTGCGGGAGTCCTGGGAGACAGCCCAGAAGGCCTGGGAGCAAAGGTGTCCAGGGCTCAGCCTGCCTCCTGGCTTCAAAACCCAGCACGGAATCGCCATCATGGTCTACACCAACTCATCTAACCCTTTATACCGGGAGCTGAACCAGGCTGTGCGGACAGGCGGTGACTCCAGGGAGTTCTACATGCAGCACTTCCCCTTCAAGGCCCTGCACTTCTACCTGACCCAGGCCCTGCAGCTGCTGCGGGGCAGTAGGGACTGCAGCAGGGAACCTGGGCAGGTGGTGTTCCGAGGCGTGGGCGCCATTCGATTTGAACCCAAGGAGGTGGGGGTCTCTGTCCGCTTAGGCCAGTTTACCTCCAGCTCCCTGGATGAGGCAGTGGCCCGCAGATTTGGTAATGCCACCTTCTTCTCTCTAAGGACTTGCTTTGGGGCCCCGATCCAGGCCCTGTCTGTCTTTCCCAAGGAGCGTGAGGTGCTGATCCCCCCGCATGAAGTCTTCTTGGTCACCAGTTTCTCCCAGGATGGAGCCCGGAACCTGGTGACTCTCTCCAGCAATAATCAGATGTGCAGCCACTTTAACTGCGCCTATCTGGGTG CGAAGAAGAGGCCGAGATGTGAGTCTGTGCCAA caGGAGGACAGGCCGACTCACTCTCCAAGGGGgccttctctctgctctcctggAAGGCCCTGCCCTTGGCCTCTTAG
- the ART5 gene encoding ecto-ADP-ribosyltransferase 5 isoform X2, protein MMLVALLIALSCLGIHTLSGIRIYAPWQAQNVSIQNLSLAPNTFDDAYVGCSEEMEEKAVHLLAEEMANHTRLRESWETAQKAWEQRCPGLSLPPGFKTQHGIAIMVYTNSSNPLYRELNQAVRTGGDSREFYMQHFPFKALHFYLTQALQLLRGSRDCSREPGQVVFRGVGAIRFEPKEVGVSVRLGQFTSSSLDEAVARRFGNATFFSLRTCFGAPIQALSVFPKEREVLIPPHEVFLVTSFSQDGARNLVTLSSNNQMCSHFNCAYLGAKKRPRCESVPRGQADSLSKGAFSLLSWKALPLAS, encoded by the exons ATGATGTTGGTGGCTCTGTTGATCGCCCTTAGCTGCCTTGGCATCCACACCCTCAGCGGCATCCGCATTTACGCCCCCTGGCAG GCCCAGAATGTTTCCATCCAGAACCTGAGCCTGGCTCCAAACACCTTCGATGATGCCTATGTGGGCTGCTcggaggagatggaggagaaggCAGTCCATCTGCTAGCGGAGGAGATGGCTAACCATACCAGGCTGCGGGAGTCCTGGGAGACAGCCCAGAAGGCCTGGGAGCAAAGGTGTCCAGGGCTCAGCCTGCCTCCTGGCTTCAAAACCCAGCACGGAATCGCCATCATGGTCTACACCAACTCATCTAACCCTTTATACCGGGAGCTGAACCAGGCTGTGCGGACAGGCGGTGACTCCAGGGAGTTCTACATGCAGCACTTCCCCTTCAAGGCCCTGCACTTCTACCTGACCCAGGCCCTGCAGCTGCTGCGGGGCAGTAGGGACTGCAGCAGGGAACCTGGGCAGGTGGTGTTCCGAGGCGTGGGCGCCATTCGATTTGAACCCAAGGAGGTGGGGGTCTCTGTCCGCTTAGGCCAGTTTACCTCCAGCTCCCTGGATGAGGCAGTGGCCCGCAGATTTGGTAATGCCACCTTCTTCTCTCTAAGGACTTGCTTTGGGGCCCCGATCCAGGCCCTGTCTGTCTTTCCCAAGGAGCGTGAGGTGCTGATCCCCCCGCATGAAGTCTTCTTGGTCACCAGTTTCTCCCAGGATGGAGCCCGGAACCTGGTGACTCTCTCCAGCAATAATCAGATGTGCAGCCACTTTAACTGCGCCTATCTGGGTG CGAAGAAGAGGCCGAGATGTGAGTCTGTGCCAA GAGGACAGGCCGACTCACTCTCCAAGGGGgccttctctctgctctcctggAAGGCCCTGCCCTTGGCCTCTTAG